cccgtgtgcagagtgagaatcaattccatgatccgaagaagggtcactgacccgaaacgttaactctgcttctctttccacagatgctgccagacctgctgagtgattccagcatttatttttatttcagatttccagcatctgcagtattttgcttttataatgcaatgattttctctcctggtcacggggtgcctgaagccccgcccactctctgtgtCGTCATCAATACGCCCGCGCATGCACGATGCTCCAGACTCGGCCAAAATGGCGGCCATTAACCTGGAGTTATTTCCGGTAAAAAGGCCCACAGCTGCAAATGAGGTATCTGGAGATTATTAAATAAGAGTAAAATTTGTTATTCCGGGCTTGCGGCCTACACCAGTTGTTTCTGAAGCTTCCCCGCCGGCTCCATTTCGCCCCTGTGCCCCGCCGGCTCTCACCTGTTTCAAAACCGTCTCCAGCGTTCGCAGGCACAGATCAAAGTGACAGTACGCATGCTCCAGATTCTCTCCAGCACTGCGCCTTGGATCTGGGCTCCTGTACAATGAATAGGGCACATTCATCTCCGCGGCGAATGCTGGGTAACAGATCCTCCATCGTAATgacagcaaaatattgtggatgctggaaatctgaaataaaaacagaaagtattggAAATACTCCGCGGGTTTGGAAGCACCTATGTACCgtcctgatgaaagatcacagacctgaaatgttaactctgcttctctctccacagatttttaAATACCATCTGTCCAATGGGAGAATGTGCATCACCTGCTTTGAAATGTTGAAGATTTTCCCACAGTCAATGTTCAAAGCAATTCTTCTAATGTGGAAAACACTCCCAAGACATGAAGAAGACGAGTTAGATaccaagtaaagctccctctacactgtcccatcaaatactcccagggcaggtactgcACGGGTTAGACACagtgtaaagctccttctacactgtccgggCAGGTGCAACACAGGACAATGTAAATCTGCCTCTACAGTGTCTTGTAATACACCCCCAGTGCAGGTACAAcatgggttgtccaacatatggcttgTGGGCCAGGCTCCGGCCTGCCAAAGGTTGTATCCTGCCTTCagttgtatttcagagatgagaaatttcccattgtcttcttctttcagaccggctttttaaaaaaaaattgcgctgtcagtttcacaactgacaggtgcTTGCAGCAGTTTCCTAACTtctgacagatttggggttttctagcGGGCTTTGAAAAAAAAGTCAGAAACCAGTACTAGTTCCTGGTGAGCCCTGCCCTGGAAAGCCAGCTCCTGGATACACCCGTCCTGCGGTGCTCATTCCTGTGTACACCCATCCTCCAGTGCCAGTTCCTATGTATCgctgtcctgcagtgctagttcctgggtatctGCCCACACTGTGCTAGTTCCCATATATAGCTGTCccacagtgctagttcctgtgtatcccaGCCCTGCAGTACTAGTTCCAATGTATACCTGCCCTGAAGTGCTAGTTCCAGTGTATACCTGCCCCACAGTGCTAATTCCTGCGTACACCTGCCTGTAGTGCTGgttcctgtgtatccctgtccAGCTTCACTTGTCAGAGCCAAAACATGTTGAATTTGTCTGTAAATCTCACATCCTGGAAATGTGATTTTGAGAATGTGCGGTTGAGATGACGCAAAACCCACTTTCTAAACAAAACTCGATTCATTCATAGGATTAGAATGGCATTTCCTGGAGGTGGAGGGCAGTCGGTTTCCATCCAAATGGATCCGAGCAAGACAGATCTGATTCTGAAGATTCTAGGAAGGGAATTCAGAAGCTCCTTCGGGAGTTTAATTAGTTTGTAGTGGATATTGTTCCGGGGAGACCAGTATGTTTTGGAATGGTGGAATCTTTGTTAGAATGAGTGAGTGCAGAGGATTCAGGATTTCACCTTCTTCAATACTTTCTCTGACCTGAGACCAAGAGGTTAGATGTTTATGTTGTGTTGCAGATATCAGCTTCATCTGACACACAGAAGGTCCCTGGTGACTTGAGATACATTTCCTGCAGTGTGTAACAGGATGTTGTTGGTTTATTAAGTGATGAAAACTATTATCCTTCATCTGAAAGATAAACAGCTTTGTAAAATATGCATCTTTGACGGGAATCAAACCCAGGCTGCGATGGCAAAAGtgccaaatcctaaccactagaccaccaagCAACAGCAGTCATTGATTGTACGGCCTGTATAGATATAATAGAAGGTATTGGTGTTAATTTGGATATGATTTTGACTTCTTGTGCTGGATGTAAATCCATTTCATAACTCTGCTGCTTACAAACCTATTTGTGTGTTCTTTGTTCATATTTGGTTGAATCTGTCTTCATTTGGAAAATATTTTCTGCCTTTTTTTTCTCTTACTTTTCATTTGTCCCTAAATACATTGAGACACAACACAGATGCACAACATACATTcagaaataacacacacacacatttatgcaGAACCAGCACACTCATACACCTACAATACATTTACAAGTATCACAGTATCAATcatcaatatttatatatttagaacctggtgTATATTATAAAAACAAAGTAAATTTACAACTGGTGCACATACAAAGCAATTCATCACATAAACACTCAGTTTATATAGAAACATGacagccacatacacacactcacagtttCTATGGTCACACGGTCCTGCTTGAAGTTCTGGGAAACATCTACACACCAAAAGTTGAATAGTTTTTCACAAGCTGCCCCATCCTGTTGTGTATTAGGAGCGGTTTCCTACTTCCCTTGCGGTGATTCTGGGTGATGATTCTGGGACTcggtgtgtggaattggatttgaaagctAAAGGAAattcaccactcagtgttcagctcTCAGTGTCAATCCTGCACCCACCTTCATCAGGTGTTAGCAGTGGGACTGGAACAAATACAGCCAGGGACTCTGAGTTTACATCAACAGAGATGGAGTTATTTAATGTAGGTAAAACATCATTAAAATGTTCCACTGTGTTCAGAATTGCTTTTCCTGATACCAGCTGCACAATAGCCTAATTTGTGCATTCACAGAATCATTTTCCATTCGTTGCTTTGAAGCCAATAACTTAATATATTTCTAATGTGTTGGTACATGCAACATTTATTTGTTGTTTTTCTCATTTTATTTGTAATTAATATTCGTAAAACTGTTCTGTGTGGCAATGAATGCGgaagaggggggaaaaaaatcaatgaaAAGCTCCGTCTCTGTGTGTTGTCCAGCCACCAACCTTTCAGTTAACAGCCGGATGCATTAGCTGATTGCACCAGAGACTGACACACATGGATGTTGCAAAATACTCTGAATCAGTGTGTTCGTGAATTAAAGGTTCAGATTGCTGCCCACAATGGCAACTGTCCTCTCTCAGTTTTACTTTTTTCAAAatgaagggtggaacattcattgtggatACATGGAGACAATCTGATCCCACTCACGTCAGCCACATCCACATCACCATGAATCAGCTCTCCTACAACCGGTTctaatcacagacctgaaacactaacgctatttctctctccacagatgctacttcaccagctgagtatttccagtattttctgtctttAACTCCTCCAACCAGCTCCCCCTCCCTTCAAGCCTTTCGTTTTCTTTTCTGTTATTAAGTATTCTGATTGTCCCAGAGTCAATATTAGGTTTAAATTCTTTATTTGCAGGAACGTGAATCATTTCAATGCCTCAGATCAGTTAATTTCACTGATAACATCAGAGTAAATGTTACAGCATCACAAAGAAGGGAAAGGTGCCTGGACTGCAACTGGTCAGttaacagttcacccttcattctcccTGATTCCATTTCTTAAAGTGGATCTAAAGATTCACGAAGTTGGAGAATGGGTTCTTCTGTTTCGGTTCCTTTCAATTTTTCCCGCTCCCAACTGGAAATATTTCCCAAAACCTCATCGCAATCCTCCACCTTGCATTGTGTCCAGGGATGAGGATGTTCAGTTTTGTGGAGGGACTATAGAGTCCGGGATTGTTCtttttagagcaaagaaggttaagtggagatttaatagaggtgtttaaaattataggAGGGGAGGAGAGGCAACTTGATAGTgtagatcaggagaaactgtttcaacgGACAAgagagtcggtaaccagaggacatagatttcagataattggctaaaaagaagccagggagggggAGTGGGCCGAGCAAATTtgtttttttactcagtgagttgttgtgatctggaatgaactacttgaaagggtggtgaaagcagattcaatagtaactttcaaaagggaagtgtcAAATAAAAACATTGTAGGGCAATGGGGAAAAGAggagaggagtgggattaattgcatCGTTCCTTCAAAGAActgacagacatgatggaccgaatggcctcctctgtgctgtgtgattctataatTCTGTGTCCCATCATTGACAGCAGCCCCTACCCGCAGGAAGAGTTTCCCCACCTCTGCCATGTTCCTAACGTTGCCTCAATGACAGTAACCTTGTAagatcctccccccagattgtcctttcagaGCTCCAATCAGGTGACGCTAAACACCCTGGTGGGAAAGACGAAAATCTACAGCAATGTGTTTCAAACAAAGCTGATTAATTGACCTTTATCCAGATTATTAAATTCCAGCCCAGTTATAGAGGTTATTAACATCAGCAACAAatcccaactgtcagaatgaatatggttcagtTCTGGATGAGattaacaacagcagaatccaagccatgcagtcacttgtgaactctatTAAACTCTACCAGGTACTCTGCGTGCTTAACTAACCAGTGAAACCCAAATATCTGTTTAGTACACTGATCAATCAACCTTACCACAGGGGTAAGTATGTGTGAGAAGTATCCAACTGGAATACCTTTTCCATCTACCACTTACATCATAttgatataaataaaagcaaaatactgcggatgctggaaatctgaaacaaacaagaaatgctggaaatactcagcaggtctggcagcatctgtggagcgagaagcagagttaacgtttcagatccatCTTAACATTGCCTGCAGGGTTGTGGGACTAgttatgttttagttttagagatacagcactgaaacaggcccttcggcccaccgagtctgtgccgaccatcaaccacccacttatattaatcctacactaatcccatatccctaccacatccccacctgtccctatatttccctaacacctacctatactaggagcaatttataatggtcaaataacctatcaacctgcaagtctttggcatgtgggaggaaaccggagcacccggaggaaacccacgcagacacagggagaacttgcaaactccacacaggcaggacccagaattgaacccaggtcgctggagctgtgaggctgcagtgctaaccactgcgccactgtgccgcccagatctaTTATCTAGATCttccaagagccagcacaggtatgatgggccaaatgtcttcaatttgggcggcacagtggtgcagtggttagcaccgcagcctcacagctccagcgacctgggttcaattctgggtactgcctgtgcagagtttgcaagttctccctgtgtctgcgtgggtttcttccgggtgctccggtttccttccacatgccaaaaaacttgcaggttgatgggtaaattggccattataaattgcccctagtataggtaggtggtagggaaatatcgggacaggtggggatgtggtaggaatatggaattagtgtcggattagtataaatgggtggttgatggtcggcacagactcggtgggccgaagggcctgtttcagtgctgtatctctaaaataaaaatattaTACTTGATCATTCTATAAAAGAGTGAATCTTCATGAGACAGAGAGGAACCAATGAGTATGGAACTGAACTCAACGAGAGTCAGCACCATTCGGGGAGTGGATGTACAGTCTTGAAAGAGTTTTACTCTGTACCCctatctccctcccccccacccatctccTCAACCTACTAGGGAGTGTttcatgggacagtgtagagggagcttagaGAAGTTGAGAAATggaactcccacaaaaagcagtccaTACTTGCTCAATGAATACTTTTGGGACAATTTTGGTTTCCTCCCATTGTTCTGCAGGTTGTTCCCTTAGATTGGATCTTTATTTGTTCCCTTTGGTTTGATTTTAGCTTCACTGCTTGACTCACCAATCAAAATATTTTGTTGGATCTGGCCCTGGGAATTAGCAGCCTCCTCCTTCATCTCCAACACTACAGCCTCTCTCCTCCTCTTTACCTGCCCATCACCCACACCCTGGTCTTAGTTGTGTTCCACACTCTGGGGCTTGGCCCttcccctgggattctcagtatgaacacggTGGGACgttttttgagacaggatgtcccagctctccaccctgggattctcagtatgaacagggtgggatgtgttttgagacaggatgtcccagctctcaaaCCCTGGGATTCTCAGATTGAATAACATCACTGAAGTGCCCAGGAACCAACCTGCTTATTAtgggctgggagtgtttgatatcagggcaggtgaccaaaagcttggtcaaagaggtagttttcaaGAAGCATCTTCAAGGAGGGAAGAGCAGAAAGTAAATCAGACCCTCCATGTCCCAGCTGTATCAACACGTGACAAAGTGCATGGAAAAGACACCCGTCCATTTGggaagaaaattttaaaaactaATTTGCTGCTCTGCTTTTGAACCAAGTGCTTgctatttccacagtcactgacaccaatctcccactgtctgatataaaccaaccccacagtcacggacaccaatctcccactgtctgatataaaccaaccccacagtcaccgacaccaatctcctcctgtctgatataaaccaaccccacagtcacggacaccaatctcccactgtctgatataaaccaaccccacagtcaccgacaccaatctcctcctgtctgatataaaccaaccccacagtcactgacaccaatctccatctgtctgatataaactaaccccacagtcactgacaccaatctcccactgtctgatataaaccaatcctacagtcactgacaccaatctcctcctgtctgatataaaccaaccccacagtcactgacaccaatctcccactgtctgatataaaccaaccccacagtcaccgacaccaatctcctcctgtctgatataaaccaaccccacagtcactgacatcaatctccatctgtctgatataaaccaaccccacagtcagacACCAATCTacatctgtctgatataaaccaactccacagtcactgacaccaatctcctcctgtctgatataaaccaaccccacagtcactgacaccaatctcccactgtctgatataaaccaaccccacagtcactgacaccaatctcccactgtctgatataaaccaaccccacagtcactgacaccaatctcccactgtctgatataaaccaaccccacagtcactgacaccaatctcccactgtctgatataaaccaaccccacagtcaccgacaccaatctcctcctgtctgatataaaccaaccccacagtcactgacaccaatctcctcctgtctgatataaaccaaccccacagtcattgacaccaatctcctcctgtctgatacaaaccaaccccacagtcactgacaccaatctcctcctgtctgatataaaccaaccccacagtcattgacaccaatctcctcctgtctgatacaaaccaaccccacagtcactgacaccaatctcctcctgtctgatataaaccaaccccacagtcattgacaccaatctcctcctgtctgatataaaccaaccccacagtcactgacaccaatctcccactgtctgatatacaccaaccccacagtcactgacaccaatctcctcctgtctgatataaaccaactccacagtcactgacaccaatctcctccagtctgatgtaaaccaaccccacagtcactgacaccaatctcccactgtctgatataaaccaactccacagtcactgacaccaatctcccactgtctgatataaaccaaccccacagtcaccgacaccaatctcctccagtctgatgtaaaccaaccccacagtcactgacaccaatctcctcctgtctgatataaaccaactccacagtcactgacaccaatctcctcctgtctgatataaaccaaccccacagtcactgacaccaatctcccactgtctgatataaaccaaccccacagtcactgacaccaatctccatctgtctgatataaaccaaccccacagtcactgacaccaatctcatcctgtctgatataaaccaaccccacagtcactgacaccaatctccatctgtctgatataaaccaaccccacagtcacggacaccaatctcctcctgtctcatTTCAATCAATCACACAGATATCGGATTGAGCAAAAGTTTATCATTGTATTCGAAACTAATTCCTAATGCGAGTCCCTGAATTAAGTAAATATCACAGACAGCAGTTCTTAAAGGGACACTGCAGGCCTGAGAATGCAATCAACTAAattccagaatattaaactccatcccaattataggaacataggagcaggagttggccattcagcccatcgagcctgccccgccattcaatatgatcatggctgatcatccacttcaatgcttttttcccacactatcctcatatccccttatatcatttgtatttagaaatctgtcaatctctgcttttaacatacccaatgactgaacttccacagccctctggggtggagaattccaaagattcacaaccctccgagtaaagaaatttctcctcatctctgtcctaagtggtttcccccttattttgaaattgtgcacccaggttctggactccccaatcaggggaaacatcttagctgcatctcccctgtctatccctttaagtattttgtaggtttcaatgagatcacctctcattctttgaaactctagtgaatacaggcccacattccccaatctctcttcacaggacagtgcgGCCACCCCAAGTTATAGGGGTTATTAACATCGGCAGAAACAGGCCCCAACTGTCAGAATCAACATGTTCAGTTCTGCAACTGATTAACAGCAGCCAAAACAGCAGAATCCAActgctgcagtcacttgtgaactcgcttgtGTTTCTGCAGATGtgctgactgagtgaatcccttctcacagaCGGAGCATATGaaaggcctctccccagagtgaactcgctggtgtattagTAGTTGGGATGATGTAAtgtatcccttcccacactcagagcagatgaatgtcttctccccagtgtgaatgcgctggtgtgtgATCAGGCGGGATGACtggctgaatcccttcccacacacggaacaggtgaacggtttctctccagtgtgagtgcgttggtggtaGAGCAGATCAATTCtccttttaaatctcttctcacagttagaacatttaaaaggtctctgatcagtgtgaacaagttgatgtgtcAGCAACTGGGATGACcgagcgaatcccttcccacacacggaacaggtgaacggtttctctccagtgtgagtgcgttggtggttGAGCAGATCAATTCTCcatttaaatctcttctcacagtcagaacatttaaaaggtctctcatcagtgtgaactctctggtgttTCAGCAGAATAGACGACTGAGTGAATCccatcccacacacggagcaggtgaacggcctctccccagtgtgaatgcgctggtgtgtcagcaggtcatTCCTGCTCCAAAAGCTCttgtcacagtcagaacatttgaaaggcctctcatcagtgtgaactctctggtgttTCTGCAGAatagatgactgagtgaatcccctcccacacacggagcagatgaacggtctctccccagtgtgactgcgtcgatgagttT
This genomic window from Heterodontus francisci isolate sHetFra1 chromosome 34, sHetFra1.hap1, whole genome shotgun sequence contains:
- the LOC137349044 gene encoding zinc finger protein 239-like, with protein sequence MGFTQSSILLKHQRVHTDERPFKCSDCEKRFKWRIDLLNHQRTHTGEKPFTCSVCGKGFARSSQLLTHQLVHTDQRPFKCSNCEKRFKRRIDLLYHQRTHTGEKPFTCSVCGKGFSQSSRLITHQRIHTGEKTFICSECGKGYITSSQLLIHQRVHSGERPFICSVCEKGFTQSAHLQKHKRVHK